The following are encoded in a window of Telmatobacter sp. DSM 110680 genomic DNA:
- a CDS encoding lysozyme inhibitor LprI family protein, with translation MPVAIAQPENADDSTQAKCRQYLQTPLPVEATTVTAPAKWPDCNSYKLYSGVGTKIDYAAARQCAWSERLAQQANLEPRYTIASVFGGSAMLSVLYANSEGVSQNLTLAQKFVCEAGGAPAEIKYRLDHVASLKKNASAKAKFDFCDDITSGFMGGFCAARGSEFQDQKRSTILKEIAAPFTLEQKELFETLRKAEAAYAEAHARGEIDLSGTARAMFQIDAEDTLRDDFIEALRTFESGKYPKISAQDFQYADARLNSEYRKALTDAEQHKSEYGAVQPDGIRNAERAWLKYRNAWLAFAKLRYPTVPDQAWLLLLTTNRISVLDGSFCDMDAVEPPCAPQGDTWKPRPLP, from the coding sequence ATGCCCGTCGCTATTGCTCAACCGGAAAATGCCGATGACTCGACGCAAGCCAAGTGCAGGCAATACCTCCAGACTCCGCTACCAGTTGAAGCCACTACTGTCACAGCGCCTGCGAAATGGCCCGACTGCAACTCTTACAAGCTCTACTCTGGCGTCGGTACCAAAATCGACTACGCCGCCGCTCGTCAGTGCGCATGGTCCGAGCGCCTGGCTCAACAAGCCAATCTGGAGCCGAGATATACGATCGCGAGTGTATTTGGCGGCTCCGCGATGCTCTCAGTTCTATACGCTAACAGCGAAGGCGTTTCGCAAAACCTCACGCTGGCGCAGAAATTCGTCTGTGAAGCTGGCGGAGCTCCTGCCGAGATCAAATATCGACTAGATCACGTCGCCTCGCTCAAAAAGAATGCTTCTGCCAAGGCGAAGTTTGATTTTTGCGATGACATAACTAGCGGATTCATGGGAGGTTTTTGCGCCGCGCGCGGCAGTGAGTTTCAGGACCAGAAACGATCAACCATTCTGAAAGAGATCGCCGCTCCATTCACTCTGGAACAAAAGGAGCTTTTCGAAACACTTCGAAAAGCGGAGGCAGCGTATGCGGAAGCTCACGCGAGAGGCGAGATCGACTTGAGCGGCACCGCGCGAGCCATGTTTCAGATCGATGCGGAAGACACTCTACGAGATGACTTCATCGAAGCATTGCGGACATTCGAATCCGGCAAGTACCCGAAGATATCTGCTCAGGATTTTCAATATGCCGACGCTCGGCTCAACTCCGAGTATCGCAAAGCTCTGACCGATGCCGAGCAGCACAAGTCCGAATACGGCGCGGTCCAACCCGACGGAATTCGCAATGCTGAACGCGCATGGCTGAAGTATCGAAACGCATGGCTCGCATTTGCCAAACTTCGATATCCTACCGTTCCAGACCAGGCATGGCTACTTCTCCTCACCACTAATCGGATCTCGGTACTCGACGGAT
- a CDS encoding DUF488 domain-containing protein, which produces MALNVLFTIGHSTHSIEEFIALLNSHNVQHLVDVRSIPKSRHVPQFNTDELASSLHAANIDYTHLKSLGGRRSTRKNSINTGWRNASFRGYADYMATPQFAEGLAALTEIASTSPTAIMCAEAVPWRCHRSLIADAMMLNGWQVRDILTAAPAKEHKLTPFLKVIKGQPTYPNPDESGALFD; this is translated from the coding sequence GTGGCGCTCAACGTCCTCTTCACCATCGGCCACTCCACCCACTCCATCGAAGAGTTCATCGCATTGCTGAACTCGCACAACGTACAGCATCTCGTCGATGTCCGCTCCATCCCCAAATCCCGCCACGTTCCGCAATTCAACACCGACGAACTCGCGTCCTCGCTTCACGCCGCCAACATCGACTACACGCATCTCAAGTCCCTCGGAGGCCGCCGCTCCACCCGCAAGAACTCCATCAACACCGGCTGGCGCAACGCATCCTTCCGCGGTTACGCCGACTATATGGCGACTCCGCAATTCGCCGAAGGCCTCGCCGCCCTCACCGAAATCGCAAGCACCTCTCCCACCGCCATCATGTGCGCCGAAGCCGTCCCCTGGCGCTGCCACCGCTCCCTAATCGCAGACGCCATGATGCTTAACGGCTGGCAGGTTCGCGACATCCTCACCGCCGCCCCCGCCAAAGAGCATAAGCTTACGCCCTTCCTCAAAGTCATCAAAGGACAACCCACCTACCCCAATCCAGACGAATCCGGCGCGCTGTTCGATTAG
- a CDS encoding MFS transporter → MSSSPVQKKRINTPRQVLFASLVGTAVEFFDFYIYATAAVLVFPRLFFPATDPASSVLASLATFAIAFVARPIGSALFGHFGDRIGRKRTLVLALLTMGISTFVIGMLPSYKSIGLVAPLLLALCRFGQGIGLGGEWGGAILLAVENAPANKRALYGMFPQLGAPLGFLLSGGIFLVLSRWLTDTQFFAFGWRLPFLASAVLVLLGLYVRLSITETPVFAAALKRAKPVEVPIATVFRLHTKQVIAGIMVCMATFVLFYLMTVFALSWGTTALHYNRANFLVLQLIGVVFFGLTIPLSAWLAERGRRPVMFVVSALIAVFGLFMARLFSAGPHGALTMMVLGLALMGVTYGPLGTVVSELFPTSVRYTGSSLAFSMAGILGASLAPYIATWLANKYGLPFVGYYLTASAVVSFVGLLMIRETSGDDLGVTVE, encoded by the coding sequence ATGAGCTCTTCCCCCGTACAGAAAAAGCGCATCAATACGCCGCGACAGGTTTTGTTTGCGAGCCTGGTGGGGACTGCTGTCGAGTTTTTTGATTTCTACATCTATGCAACGGCGGCGGTGCTGGTATTTCCGCGGCTGTTCTTTCCTGCGACGGATCCGGCGTCGTCGGTGCTGGCATCGCTGGCTACATTTGCGATTGCGTTTGTGGCGCGGCCGATCGGGTCCGCGCTTTTTGGACACTTCGGAGATCGCATCGGGCGTAAGCGAACGCTGGTGCTGGCGTTGTTGACGATGGGTATTTCAACGTTCGTGATTGGGATGTTGCCGTCGTATAAGTCAATTGGATTGGTGGCACCGTTATTGTTGGCGCTATGCCGGTTCGGGCAGGGAATCGGGCTTGGCGGGGAGTGGGGTGGAGCGATTTTGCTGGCGGTGGAGAATGCTCCAGCGAACAAGCGCGCACTCTATGGGATGTTTCCGCAACTCGGGGCTCCTCTGGGTTTTCTGCTTTCGGGCGGGATTTTCCTTGTGCTTTCGCGATGGCTGACGGACACACAGTTTTTCGCATTTGGATGGAGGCTGCCGTTTCTGGCCAGCGCTGTGCTGGTGTTGCTGGGTCTTTACGTGCGGCTGTCGATCACGGAGACGCCAGTGTTTGCTGCTGCATTGAAGCGGGCAAAGCCGGTGGAGGTTCCCATTGCGACGGTGTTTCGGCTGCACACGAAGCAAGTGATTGCAGGAATTATGGTGTGCATGGCGACGTTTGTTTTGTTTTACCTGATGACAGTGTTTGCGCTGTCGTGGGGGACGACGGCGCTGCATTACAACCGGGCAAATTTTCTGGTCTTGCAACTGATTGGAGTGGTGTTTTTCGGGCTGACGATTCCACTGTCAGCGTGGTTGGCGGAACGGGGGCGAAGGCCGGTGATGTTTGTGGTGTCGGCGTTGATCGCGGTGTTTGGCTTATTTATGGCGCGACTATTTTCTGCAGGACCTCACGGTGCGCTGACGATGATGGTGCTGGGACTGGCGCTGATGGGAGTTACGTATGGGCCTTTGGGAACGGTGGTGTCAGAGTTGTTTCCCACCTCGGTGCGATATACGGGATCGTCCCTGGCATTCAGTATGGCGGGGATTCTAGGTGCATCGCTGGCGCCATACATCGCGACGTGGCTGGCAAATAAATACGGGCTTCCGTTTGTGGGGTACTACCTGACAGCATCGGCTGTTGTGTCGTTTGTGGGGTTGCTGATGATTCGCGAGACGAGCGGGGATGACCTTGGGGTGACGGTGGAATAA